From the genome of Falco naumanni isolate bFalNau1 chromosome 24, bFalNau1.pat, whole genome shotgun sequence:
CGGCGaagccgggccgggcccggcgggcggaggcggcggcgagGCCgaggccggggccgggcccgggcccggcgggcgATCGAAGCGGCCATGGAGTTTCCCTTCGACCTCGCACCGGTGCTGGGTGACCGCGTCTGCGTGGTGGACCAACACCTCCGGCCCGCCGGGCGCCGTGGGCCCGCCCACCGGTACCGGAGACCTAGGCCTGAGGACTAGGCCTTGGCCCacccggggcatgctgggaaACAAAAGGGGCGCGCGGGGCATGCTGGGAAACTGGAGGGCCTGCCCCCCCTCAATTGCCTTGGGGGCACCGTGGTGAATGGGGGGTGTTGTTGCCCCGGGGGATGCTGGGGAAACCGGGGATCCCCcaggatcctgccccagggCATGATGGGTAATGGCGCCTCAGCACGGCCACCCTGGCGTGttttggcgggggggggggggggggggggggggaagggaagggttTGTGGTGACCCTGTGACCCTGTCCCCCTCGCTGTGGCCCTGCGGCACAGGGGGGAtctggggagcagcagctgaggacgGTCATCGATGAGCTGGGCAAGGCCTCGGCTAAGGTAGGGGGCTAACGGGGGGCAACTGGGGCCAATGGGGAGCAACCGGGGCTAACGGGGGGGGGTAACAGAGGGCGACTGAGGCCAGTGCGGACTAACTGGGGGTAACAGGGGCCAACTGGGGCTAATGGGGGGCCAACTGGGGGTAACAGGGGCTAATGGGGGGGTAACAGGGAGCAACTGGAGCTAacggggggcagctggggggggggggggggtaacGGCTGTTCCCGTGCAGGCCCAAGGCCTGCCAGCCCCCGTCACCAGTGCCGCACGAATGGAGGCCAACCGCCACGTCCTCTACATCCTCCGCGACGCCGATGGCCGGGGGTGAGCGCATACGCCTGTGTCCCCAGGGGTGACCCAGGCATCTGGGCACCCCCTAAATGCCTTCTGCcctcccccaggacccccaaAG
Proteins encoded in this window:
- the ATAT1 gene encoding alpha-tubulin N-acetyltransferase 1, translating into MVAAQPKWPPPPQNGGGAVYRRALRRSGKPVVEGGGVSRTGPRLRGGPTPPARRAPWARPPGGSGEQQLRTVIDELGKASAKAQGLPAPVTSAARMEANRHVLYILRDADGRGTPKGAVVGFLKVGYKKL